A genomic stretch from Chitinophaga agri includes:
- a CDS encoding response regulator transcription factor: MKKIRLLLVEDEIVLAGVVKETLEASGFQISHAENGQQGWEQYLSFRPDLCVVDIMMPRKDGLSLVKDIRAVDEHTPIIFLTAKSETQDVIKGLQTGADDYIKKPFSIEELILRIRTLLKRSQLFVPAAPASVNNDVYLIGNYTFDYNRQELRHEKEQIRLSLRESDILKMLVEKANITTHRKNILLELWGDDNFFNARNMDVYISKIRKYLQHDPSVQLINVRGLGYKLVF, encoded by the coding sequence ATGAAAAAGATCAGGTTACTACTGGTTGAAGATGAAATAGTACTGGCGGGCGTAGTGAAGGAAACCCTTGAAGCAAGTGGATTTCAGATCAGTCATGCAGAAAATGGTCAACAGGGTTGGGAACAGTATTTGTCGTTCCGTCCGGACCTCTGTGTAGTAGATATTATGATGCCGCGTAAAGACGGCCTTTCGCTTGTGAAGGATATACGCGCTGTAGACGAGCATACCCCCATTATCTTCCTAACTGCCAAGAGTGAAACGCAGGATGTGATAAAAGGTCTGCAGACTGGCGCAGACGATTATATTAAAAAGCCTTTTAGCATTGAAGAGCTGATATTACGGATCAGGACCCTCCTGAAGCGTAGCCAGTTATTTGTGCCTGCCGCACCCGCATCTGTAAATAATGACGTCTATCTCATTGGTAACTATACGTTTGACTACAACCGGCAGGAGCTGCGGCATGAAAAAGAGCAGATCCGGTTGTCCCTGCGGGAATCAGATATCCTGAAAATGCTGGTGGAAAAGGCGAATATCACCACCCATCGTAAGAACATCCTGCTGGAACTGTGGGGCGACGACAATTTCTTCAACGCCCGTAACATGGACGTATATATCAGTAAGATCAGGAAATATCTGCAGCACGATCCATCTGTCCAGCTGATCAATGTCAGGGGACTTGGGTACAAACTGGTCTTTTAG
- a CDS encoding sensor histidine kinase — MGKVSRRIWWIATPALLAALLFQLFWLRQTYRAQQEAFIATATEAFHNAYDNSIIITARLRAGDSATEKSRYAVKTTIDVEGDDMEGLFSAGKGDITLSDTLTASDHATMVRKNIRLDTAATIEDSSALAHFVSNIFSSFTDVIPQEDTLKRYYKAELNKRDIPLIFSLLLETNTIDTVNKRPHVLIRPGMKSQERIAGVQFSGLSGYLLRKMSSAIILSVFIVVLIIGCIWILWRIIIRQERLDSMKREFISHVTHELKTPVSILQATNEALLSFRGMQDAEKTARYLRHSRAELNRLQDLIDKIMQVSREEQEHQPLRIVGTDIGTLIDDTVNRFAHLSQVMIRQELEITSPQLYTDPSAFTTILTNLIDNAVKYNDKPSREVLVAAREYPGHYSISVKDNGNGIEKQHFPYLYDKFYRVVQGDRHDIKGYGLGLSHVKALLEQLGGSMSIVSSPGNGSTFTFQLPKYEKDQVTTG; from the coding sequence ATGGGTAAAGTTAGCAGAAGGATATGGTGGATCGCCACCCCCGCTTTACTGGCGGCATTGCTGTTCCAGTTATTCTGGCTCAGACAAACCTATCGCGCGCAGCAGGAAGCATTTATTGCCACGGCAACGGAAGCATTTCACAATGCCTATGATAATTCCATCATTATTACGGCCAGGCTTAGAGCCGGAGATAGTGCCACAGAAAAAAGCCGGTATGCGGTAAAGACGACTATTGATGTAGAGGGGGATGATATGGAAGGTCTGTTTTCAGCAGGTAAGGGAGATATCACCTTATCAGACACCCTGACAGCTTCTGATCACGCCACGATGGTACGTAAGAATATCCGTCTGGATACAGCTGCTACCATTGAAGACTCGTCAGCCCTGGCACACTTCGTATCCAATATCTTCTCTTCTTTTACAGATGTCATCCCCCAGGAAGATACACTGAAGCGTTACTACAAAGCAGAACTTAATAAGAGAGATATTCCATTGATATTCAGTCTGCTACTAGAGACTAATACAATAGATACCGTCAATAAGAGACCACATGTTCTGATCCGCCCTGGTATGAAAAGCCAGGAGCGTATTGCGGGCGTACAATTTTCCGGATTGAGCGGCTACCTGCTAAGGAAAATGAGCAGTGCGATTATCCTCTCTGTATTCATTGTGGTGCTGATCATAGGCTGCATCTGGATACTATGGCGCATTATTATCCGCCAGGAAAGGCTGGATAGCATGAAACGGGAGTTTATCAGCCATGTCACGCACGAACTGAAAACGCCGGTATCTATTCTGCAGGCCACCAATGAAGCGTTGCTCAGTTTCCGGGGAATGCAGGATGCGGAGAAGACCGCCCGCTATCTGCGCCACTCCCGGGCCGAACTGAACCGGTTACAGGACCTGATCGACAAGATCATGCAGGTGAGCCGGGAGGAGCAGGAACATCAGCCTTTGCGGATAGTAGGTACCGATATTGGTACCCTGATAGATGATACCGTCAACCGTTTCGCACATTTATCACAGGTAATGATCAGGCAGGAGCTGGAGATTACCAGCCCTCAGTTATATACCGATCCATCTGCCTTTACTACTATCCTTACTAACCTCATAGATAATGCGGTGAAATACAATGATAAGCCATCCCGGGAAGTGCTGGTCGCTGCCAGGGAATATCCCGGACATTACAGCATCAGTGTAAAGGATAACGGAAATGGCATTGAAAAACAACACTTTCCGTATTTGTATGACAAGTTCTATCGCGTTGTGCAGGGCGACCGCCATGATATCAAGGGCTACGGTCTGGGACTGAGTCATGTCAAGGCTTTGCTGGAACAACTCGGTGGTAGTATGTCTATTGTCAGCAGTCCTGGCAATGGTAGTACCTTTACTTTCCAACTTCCGAAATATGAAAAAGATCAGGTTACTACTGGTTGA
- a CDS encoding YhcH/YjgK/YiaL family protein: protein MIIDTLQHAAHYHALGPKFVKAFQYLQETDFSKVEKGRYEIDGTAIIAIVNEYDTIPTTGEQMESHKKYIDIQYIVRGEELIGHDFLQEQIPSKPYSEEEDFMLFAEAPVFFSKLQQGMFAIFFPTDLHMPNIKVNEPVSVKKVVMKVSI, encoded by the coding sequence ATGATTATCGATACCTTACAGCATGCAGCGCATTACCACGCCCTGGGACCAAAATTCGTAAAAGCCTTCCAGTATCTGCAGGAAACTGATTTCTCCAAAGTAGAGAAAGGCCGTTATGAAATTGATGGTACTGCTATTATTGCCATTGTAAATGAGTATGACACCATACCAACTACTGGTGAGCAGATGGAGTCTCATAAAAAGTATATAGACATTCAGTATATCGTTCGTGGAGAAGAACTGATCGGTCATGACTTCCTGCAAGAGCAAATACCTTCCAAGCCCTATAGCGAAGAAGAAGACTTTATGCTGTTTGCCGAAGCACCCGTGTTCTTCTCAAAATTACAACAAGGTATGTTTGCGATCTTCTTCCCGACTGATCTTCATATGCCAAACATTAAGGTAAACGAACCGGTGAGTGTGAAGAAGGTAGTG